A region of Dioscorea cayenensis subsp. rotundata cultivar TDr96_F1 chromosome 5, TDr96_F1_v2_PseudoChromosome.rev07_lg8_w22 25.fasta, whole genome shotgun sequence DNA encodes the following proteins:
- the LOC120262415 gene encoding GDSL esterase/lipase At3g26430, with translation MAFYCLSMASHCLSKLTGSVLFLVVLLFFEVPVSFSGPPCDFPAIFNFGDSNSDTGGLSAAFGPAPPPNGETFFGAPAGRYSDGRLIIDFIAQSLGLPYLNAYLDSVGTNFSHGTNFATAGSTIRRQNTTLFQGGFSPFSLDVQSWQFSQFKARSRKAYDKGGVYKDLLPLEDYFSRALYTFDIGQNDLTAGYFQGMTTQEVKTYIPDVLDKFTIVIKSVYGEGGRFFWIHNTGPFGCLPYVLDRIPLTAAQIDRAGCGVPFNEVAQLFNAKLKETVAWLRKELPLATFTYVDVYSVKYSVISQPTKHGFEHPLVACCGHGGKYNYNMHVGCGGKIKVNGTEVLLGKSCEKPLSRINWDGVHYTEAGNKYVFDQISNGKFSDPPIPLRMACHKLVR, from the exons ATGGCTTTCTATTGTTTGTCAATGGCTTCCCATTGTTTGTCTAAGCTCACAGGCTCAGTGTTATTTCTAGTAGTGTTACTCTTCTTTGAGGTCCCCGTCTCATTCTCCGGGCCTCCGTGTGACTTCCCGGCCATCTTCAACTTTGGTGACTCCAACTCTGACACCGGCGGGTTGTCAGCCGCCTTTGGGCCTGCTCCACCTCCCAACGGGGAGACTTTCTTTGGCGCTCCTGCCGGGAGATACTCAGATGGTCGCCTCATCATCGACTTCATCG CTCAGAGTCTTGGATTGCCTTATCTCAATGCATACCTTGACTCTGTTGGCACTAATTTCTCACATGGAACCAATTTTGCCACTGCCGGATCAACAATCAGGAGACAGAATACAACATTGTTTCAAGGTGGTTTTAGCCCCTTTTCATTAGATGTACAATCTTGGCAGTTCTCTCAGTTTAAAGCTCGTTCCCGTAAGGCATATGATAAAG GTGGAGTGTATAAGGATTTGCTACCCCTAGAGGACTACTTCTCTCGAGCTTTGTACACCTTTGATATTGGGCAGAATGATCTCACTGCAGGCTACTTCCAAGGCATGACAACTCAAGAAGTTAAAACCTACATACCCGATGTTCTTGATAAGTTTACAATAGTTATCAAG AGTGTCTATGGAGAAGGTGGGAGGTTCTTCTGGATCCACAACACAGGTCCATTCGGTTGCCTTCCATATGTACTAGATCGTATCCCTCTTACTGCTGCTCAAATTGATCGGGCTGGTTGTGGTGTACCTTTCAATGAGGTTGCTCAGCTTTTCAATGCAAAGCTCAAAGAAACAGTTGCTTGGCTAAGGAAGGAGCTTCCCCTTGCAACATTTACCTATGTTGATGTCTACTCAGTCAAGTACTCGGTCATAAGTCAACCCACCAAGCATG GTTTTGAGCACCCTCTAGTGGCTTGCTGTGGACATGGTGGGAAGTATAACTATAACATGCATGTTGGCTGTGGCGGAAAGATTAAAGTGAATGGTACAGAGGTTTTGCTTGGAAAGTCATGTGAGAAACCTTTGTCACGGATCAATTGGGATGGAGTGCATTACACCGAGGCCGGAAACAAATATGTATTTGATCAGATTTCAAATGGAAAATTCTCTGATCCACCGATCCCATTAAGAATGGCATGCCATAAGCTAGTGAGGTGA